A genomic stretch from Methanobacterium sp. includes:
- a CDS encoding acyltransferase: MTIKTKKLQDMEILRTFAIILIVGFHSLTYLQFPYKELIYGGYIADIGLSLFLFISGFLLYYNYKDINFKNGLKTFYYKRAVRIYPLYWFALIVTFASLIYAYGFISFPTNQPTAILSFSTLLSGVLGLQGLTEGNTGLNLSLFWFIGVILIYYFLYPFFTKPKNLINMFSVSLILFFALYLLSFKLNIITLLFFFYWMFFAGIAICWLNDNYKSFKNIKTYFKDMTFKRLFEHVLPLLLLILLLQTSPNINWIYIIILLLITLIIYAMGKFLVSYLTKDYRGFFNSVTYSIITKISYGSYAIYLLHVTIFAIIAVMIIKFQLNGFQNLIFLSGIPISFIVGYYVQIVESKLIR; the protein is encoded by the coding sequence ATGACTATAAAAACTAAAAAATTGCAGGATATGGAAATTTTACGTACATTTGCAATTATTCTTATAGTGGGGTTTCATTCACTCACTTATTTACAATTCCCATATAAGGAGCTGATTTATGGAGGATATATCGCGGATATTGGTCTTAGTCTATTCCTTTTTATATCCGGATTTCTTTTGTACTACAATTATAAAGATATAAACTTTAAAAACGGTTTAAAAACGTTCTATTATAAAAGGGCTGTTCGTATTTATCCCCTTTACTGGTTTGCATTAATTGTTACATTTGCTTCACTGATTTATGCTTATGGATTCATTTCATTTCCAACAAACCAGCCGACAGCAATATTGAGTTTCAGCACATTATTATCAGGTGTTTTAGGGCTTCAAGGTTTGACAGAGGGCAATACTGGTTTAAATTTAAGTCTTTTCTGGTTCATTGGCGTGATACTAATTTATTATTTTCTCTATCCCTTCTTTACGAAGCCTAAAAATTTAATTAACATGTTTTCAGTTAGCTTAATCTTATTCTTTGCACTGTATTTATTGAGCTTCAAATTAAATATTATAACATTATTATTCTTTTTTTATTGGATGTTTTTTGCAGGGATAGCAATATGCTGGCTTAATGATAATTACAAATCTTTCAAGAACATAAAAACTTATTTTAAGGACATGACATTTAAAAGGTTATTTGAACATGTTTTGCCATTACTTCTTTTAATTCTCCTATTACAAACATCACCTAATATTAACTGGATTTATATCATTATATTGCTTTTAATAACGTTGATAATTTATGCTATGGGAAAATTTCTTGTATCTTATCTAACTAAGGACTATAGAGGTTTCTTTAATTCAGTGACTTATAGTATCATCACAAAGATTTCTTACGGTTCTTATGCAATATATTTATTGCATGTAACAATCTTTGCAATAATCGCAGTTATGATAATCAAATTCCAGTTAAATGGCTTTCAAAATCTTATTTTTCTATCAGGAATTCCTATTTCTTTTATTGTAGGGTATTATGTTCAGATTGTAGAGAGTAAATTAATTAGATAA
- a CDS encoding DUF3788 family protein — translation MEEKPFLDENSKPTEDSLKTVLGNAFAYYETLMDIADSFSKDWNFFKSSGWMLKVHDRKKALFYIVPLKNEFKISMAIRENERKAFLKDDKLKMIHNMIKSAKQYREGYALRFNVNDDEDFEIIEPLIKKLTAIRT, via the coding sequence ATGGAAGAAAAACCATTTTTAGATGAAAATTCTAAACCTACAGAAGATTCATTGAAAACAGTATTAGGGAATGCATTTGCCTATTATGAAACGTTAATGGATATTGCAGATTCCTTTTCCAAGGATTGGAATTTCTTTAAAAGCAGTGGCTGGATGTTAAAGGTGCATGATCGGAAAAAAGCATTATTTTATATAGTTCCGCTTAAAAATGAATTTAAAATCAGCATGGCAATACGTGAAAATGAAAGAAAAGCTTTCTTAAAAGATGATAAATTAAAAATGATTCATAACATGATTAAATCAGCAAAACAATATAGGGAAGGTTATGCACTTCGATTTAATGTAAATGATGACGAAGATTTCGAAATAATAGAGCCGTTAATTAAAAAATTAACTGCTATTAGAACATAA
- a CDS encoding YbhB/YbcL family Raf kinase inhibitor-like protein, which yields MIWGLFVLVLVIFVSGCTSQNTNQTTGTNQTTVNSGNFEIKSNAFVQGGQIPQKYTANGQNISPPLSWASAPVNTKSFTITCEDPDASGSGGGAFFHWIIFNIPGNVNQLAEGITNQGTLDNGAKQGTNDFNKIGYSGPAPPSGTHRYAFKIYALDTTLNLDVGATKNQVNSAIQGHILGEAQITGKYGV from the coding sequence ATGATATGGGGGCTGTTTGTTTTAGTGCTGGTGATTTTTGTCTCTGGATGCACTTCGCAAAACACAAATCAAACCACTGGTACTAACCAAACCACAGTAAATTCAGGTAATTTTGAGATTAAAAGCAATGCATTTGTACAGGGAGGTCAAATACCTCAAAAATACACAGCTAATGGCCAGAATATATCTCCACCTCTTTCATGGGCATCGGCTCCGGTTAATACAAAAAGTTTTACCATAACCTGTGAAGATCCTGATGCATCTGGATCTGGAGGCGGAGCATTCTTCCACTGGATAATATTCAACATACCTGGAAATGTTAACCAGTTAGCAGAAGGAATTACCAATCAAGGAACATTGGATAATGGTGCAAAACAGGGAACTAATGATTTCAACAAAATAGGGTACTCAGGACCAGCTCCGCCCAGTGGAACACATAGATATGCATTTAAAATCTATGCACTGGATACTACACTCAATTTAGATGTAGGTGCAACAAAAAATCAGGTAAATAGTGCAATTCAAGGCCATATATTAGGTGAAGCTCAAATCACTGGAAAATATGGAGTATAA
- a CDS encoding GNAT family N-acetyltransferase produces the protein MEIKYKKIKDFKERELQELFLSVEWDSGNYPNKLKRAIMNSHAVYSAWDNDKLVGLINSLSDGVMTVYFHYLLVNPDYHGNGIGKKLVNLMLEKYKDFARKVVIAYDSEVEFYKKCGFEVGEDKSAMFVTYLKT, from the coding sequence ATGGAAATTAAATATAAGAAAATAAAAGATTTTAAGGAAAGAGAACTGCAAGAACTGTTTTTATCAGTGGAATGGGACTCTGGAAATTATCCGAATAAATTAAAAAGAGCAATAATGAATTCTCACGCTGTTTATTCTGCGTGGGATAATGATAAATTGGTTGGATTAATTAATTCTTTATCTGACGGTGTAATGACAGTTTATTTCCATTATTTATTGGTAAATCCTGATTATCATGGCAATGGAATTGGAAAGAAGCTGGTCAATTTAATGCTTGAAAAATACAAAGATTTCGCAAGGAAAGTTGTAATTGCATATGATAGTGAGGTTGAATTTTATAAAAAATGCGGCTTTGAGGTTGGAGAAGATAAAAGCGCCATGTTTGTCACTTATCTTAAAACATAG
- a CDS encoding transglutaminase domain-containing protein — MPETDDMKYYLLSSEIIDFEDENIQKTALNLSKDIKDETELIKTVYEFVRDDIDHSMDIYSDEVTCNATDVLKYKHGLCFAKSNLLAAILRFLEIPTGFCYQKLEFDIGMGLHGLNAVFIKSMDKWVRLDARGNKNGINAQFTTDKEVLAYSPIKKSGEIDYPTIYASPNTKVIEILRNSTNLDEAFDLIVNTDFF, encoded by the coding sequence ATGCCAGAAACAGATGATATGAAATATTATCTCCTTTCATCTGAAATTATAGACTTTGAAGATGAAAATATTCAAAAAACTGCCCTAAATTTATCCAAAGACATCAAAGATGAAACTGAACTTATAAAAACAGTTTATGAATTTGTAAGGGACGATATAGATCATTCTATGGATATTTATAGTGATGAGGTCACATGCAATGCTACTGATGTTTTGAAATATAAACATGGACTTTGCTTTGCTAAATCTAATTTGCTGGCAGCTATTTTAAGGTTTTTAGAAATTCCAACAGGATTTTGTTACCAGAAACTTGAATTTGACATAGGAATGGGATTGCATGGACTAAATGCAGTTTTTATTAAAAGTATGGATAAATGGGTAAGATTAGATGCTCGTGGGAATAAAAACGGAATTAATGCACAGTTTACCACTGATAAGGAAGTTCTTGCATATTCTCCAATAAAAAAAAGTGGTGAAATTGATTATCCAACCATATATGCTTCGCCAAATACGAAAGTTATTGAAATATTGAGAAATAGCACAAATTTAGATGAAGCATTTGATTTAATAGTGAATACTGATTTTTTTTAG
- a CDS encoding methyltransferase domain-containing protein, which produces MRDDYVHGYSKEEANRLLDQANTLANLMHEDTKYPAGSKVLEAGCGVGAQTIMLAKNSPKAQITSIDISEDSIKHAKDLIDKNGFLNVEFQTADLFNLPFEDESFDHIFVCFVLEHLQDPVAALKHLKRVLKKDGSITVIEGDHGSCYFYPESKEAIKAWECLIECQKSFDCNPMIGREVYPLLQNSGFKNIKVQPKIVYVDSSKPDLVEGFNKKTIIAMVEGVKDQSLDLGLMDSESWSKGINDLYKTTESDGVFFYNFFKGVATK; this is translated from the coding sequence ATGAGAGACGATTACGTTCATGGATATTCAAAAGAAGAAGCCAATAGACTGTTAGATCAAGCAAATACACTTGCTAATTTAATGCATGAAGACACAAAATATCCTGCAGGATCAAAAGTTTTAGAGGCAGGGTGTGGAGTAGGTGCTCAAACAATAATGCTTGCAAAAAATAGTCCAAAAGCACAAATTACATCAATAGACATTTCTGAAGATTCAATAAAACATGCAAAAGATTTAATTGATAAAAATGGATTTTTGAATGTTGAATTTCAGACAGCAGACCTGTTTAATTTACCTTTTGAAGATGAAAGTTTTGATCATATCTTTGTTTGCTTTGTACTTGAACATCTTCAAGATCCAGTAGCAGCACTTAAACATTTAAAGAGGGTTCTTAAAAAAGACGGCTCAATTACAGTAATTGAAGGTGATCATGGGTCTTGCTATTTTTACCCTGAATCAAAAGAAGCTATTAAAGCATGGGAATGTTTAATTGAATGTCAAAAAAGTTTTGATTGCAATCCTATGATTGGAAGAGAAGTTTATCCTCTATTGCAGAATTCTGGATTTAAAAATATAAAAGTACAGCCCAAAATAGTCTATGTTGATTCGAGTAAGCCGGATTTAGTGGAAGGATTTAATAAAAAAACAATAATTGCAATGGTTGAAGGAGTTAAAGATCAATCTCTTGATTTAGGGTTGATGGACAGTGAATCATGGTCTAAGGGAATAAATGATTTATATAAAACTACAGAATCTGATGGTGTTTTCTTTTACAATTTTTTTAAGGGAGTTGCTACTAAATAG
- a CDS encoding isocitrate lyase/PEP mutase family protein: protein MNKSKRLKKILNSKETLVMPDAYDSISAKLIEKAGFKAVQCSGYSFSIAAGYKKESDVSLDENVEWTGRIAQSVDIPVMADAEDGYGGPEEVIDTVERFVEAGVAGLNIEDQILNGNGKLSIVDADLMAQKIMVARETAEVEDNADFIINGRTDALRSTKDRNEGLEIAIDRANQYLESGADLAFITYIETLDEVKKAVKEVKGPVSIAVGMPYNIMNLSIADLRKCGVKRVSLPTLLIYSSLHAINNSLEHIREDNLSEMLENKLLYSLEDLKSLLNM, encoded by the coding sequence ATGAATAAAAGCAAAAGGCTTAAAAAAATCTTAAATTCCAAAGAAACACTGGTCATGCCTGATGCATATGACTCTATAAGTGCTAAATTAATTGAAAAAGCAGGATTTAAAGCAGTACAATGCTCAGGATACAGTTTTTCAATTGCTGCAGGTTATAAAAAAGAAAGTGATGTTTCTTTAGATGAAAACGTTGAATGGACAGGCAGAATAGCGCAATCAGTGGATATTCCAGTTATGGCTGATGCTGAAGATGGATATGGCGGTCCTGAAGAAGTTATTGACACAGTTGAAAGATTCGTGGAAGCGGGAGTAGCTGGCCTTAACATTGAAGACCAGATTCTAAATGGAAACGGTAAGTTATCTATTGTAGATGCAGATTTAATGGCTCAAAAAATCATGGTTGCCAGAGAAACAGCTGAAGTTGAAGATAACGCTGATTTTATTATTAATGGCCGTACAGATGCACTTAGATCTACAAAGGACAGAAATGAAGGATTAGAAATTGCAATTGATCGTGCAAACCAGTATCTTGAATCTGGAGCAGATTTAGCATTTATAACATATATAGAAACTTTGGATGAAGTAAAAAAAGCTGTAAAAGAAGTTAAAGGACCAGTTAGTATTGCTGTAGGAATGCCTTACAATATAATGAACTTATCAATTGCTGATTTGAGGAAATGTGGAGTTAAAAGGGTTAGTTTGCCTACATTGCTTATATATTCAAGTCTTCATGCAATTAATAACTCACTTGAACATATTAGGGAAGATAATTTATCTGAAATGCTTGAAAACAAATTATTATATTCTTTAGAAGATTTAAAAAGTCTTTTAAATATGTAA
- a CDS encoding flavodoxin has protein sequence MKIGIIVHSQTGHTNEVAQKLQEKLSAALDEVEIQQLRLEGGQQVSNENSKIENPPDVSAYDALIFGAPVQAFSLSKVMNIYLEQIPSLQDKKIALFVTKGLRFEWTGGTRAIGQMKKICQSKGGIIMGTGIIVWNKQRDGKIDEVAQKFSELF, from the coding sequence ATGAAAATAGGAATTATAGTTCATTCCCAGACGGGCCATACTAATGAAGTTGCTCAAAAGCTCCAAGAAAAGCTTTCAGCAGCTTTAGATGAAGTAGAGATCCAACAGCTAAGGTTAGAAGGTGGACAACAGGTTTCTAATGAAAATAGTAAGATTGAAAATCCTCCGGATGTAAGTGCATATGATGCGCTTATTTTCGGTGCTCCAGTGCAGGCATTTTCTCTTTCAAAGGTAATGAACATTTATTTGGAGCAAATTCCATCTCTTCAAGATAAGAAAATCGCACTTTTTGTCACCAAGGGCCTACGTTTTGAATGGACTGGTGGAACTCGTGCAATTGGCCAGATGAAAAAGATATGTCAATCTAAAGGCGGAATAATCATGGGAACCGGTATAATTGTTTGGAATAAACAGCGCGATGGAAAAATTGATGAAGTAGCCCAAAAATTCAGTGAATTGTTTTGA
- a CDS encoding class I SAM-dependent methyltransferase family protein: protein MKGKVIGDILVLKNEPNNLDELLKLPEVNRIVKLGRISGSKREPDVKILVGDNTETIHRENHCFFKLDVAKIMWSKGNTTERKRIAELVEDGEIIVDMFAGIGYFSIPIAVHSNPQKIYSIEINPISYCYLKENIVLNKVEGIINPLFGDCRKLAPKGIADRVLMGYIGNTHEYLDVAMEIVKPGGIIHYHESVPDKLKFERPPQRIIEAANGRDVEILNKRIIKKYSPGVYHVVIDALIE, encoded by the coding sequence ATGAAAGGTAAAGTCATTGGAGATATCCTTGTTTTAAAAAACGAACCTAATAACTTAGATGAACTTCTAAAACTACCAGAAGTAAATCGTATAGTTAAATTAGGACGTATTAGTGGCTCTAAAAGAGAGCCTGATGTTAAAATACTTGTTGGCGATAATACAGAAACTATTCACCGTGAAAATCATTGTTTTTTCAAGTTAGATGTTGCAAAAATCATGTGGTCAAAGGGTAACACCACAGAGCGTAAAAGAATTGCAGAACTAGTAGAAGATGGCGAAATAATAGTGGACATGTTTGCTGGAATCGGTTACTTCTCAATACCAATAGCTGTGCATTCAAATCCCCAGAAAATCTATTCAATAGAAATAAATCCAATTTCATATTGTTATTTAAAGGAAAACATTGTACTTAACAAAGTTGAAGGAATAATAAACCCATTATTTGGAGATTGTAGAAAATTAGCTCCTAAAGGAATTGCAGACCGGGTTTTAATGGGATATATAGGAAATACACACGAATATCTTGATGTTGCTATGGAAATTGTTAAACCGGGAGGTATCATCCATTACCATGAATCAGTCCCTGACAAATTAAAATTTGAAAGACCACCCCAGAGGATAATTGAAGCTGCAAATGGGCGTGATGTGGAGATATTAAATAAAAGAATTATAAAAAAGTACTCTCCAGGTGTTTATCACGTTGTAATAGATGCGTTAATTGAATAA
- a CDS encoding class I SAM-dependent methyltransferase → MEQWYEELFTDYADKYENETFTQGTIGEVDFIVKEINNDKNFKILDIGCGTGRHAIELAKRGYNVTGVDLSESMINKAREKAKNAQINVDFKVGDARNLSFENKFDLVIMLCEGAFPLMETDEMNFEILKNAAKALKKNGKLIFTTLNGLYPLYHSVKEFMDTNMVDGTSSDNSFDLMTFRDKSNFELEDDNGNLKVLECNERYYVPSEITWLLKSLNFRKIDIYSCKLGNFSRNDILTTEDYEMLVIAEF, encoded by the coding sequence ATGGAGCAATGGTATGAGGAACTCTTTACAGATTACGCAGATAAATATGAAAATGAAACTTTTACACAGGGAACTATAGGAGAAGTTGATTTCATAGTAAAAGAGATAAATAACGATAAAAATTTTAAAATTCTGGACATTGGCTGTGGAACAGGTAGGCATGCCATAGAACTTGCTAAACGAGGCTATAATGTCACAGGTGTGGATCTTTCAGAGTCAATGATAAATAAGGCAAGAGAAAAAGCCAAAAATGCCCAGATAAATGTTGATTTTAAGGTAGGGGATGCTAGAAATCTGTCTTTTGAAAATAAATTTGATCTGGTAATTATGCTATGCGAAGGGGCATTTCCTCTTATGGAAACAGATGAAATGAACTTTGAAATATTAAAAAACGCGGCTAAAGCATTAAAAAAGAATGGAAAATTGATATTTACAACTTTAAATGGCTTATATCCATTATATCATTCTGTAAAAGAGTTTATGGATACTAACATGGTGGATGGGACGAGTTCTGATAATTCATTTGATCTTATGACATTCCGTGATAAATCTAATTTTGAATTAGAAGATGATAATGGTAATTTAAAAGTTTTAGAGTGCAATGAGCGATATTACGTGCCTTCAGAAATCACATGGCTTCTCAAGTCTCTTAATTTCAGAAAAATTGATATTTACAGCTGTAAACTTGGAAATTTCAGCAGAAATGATATTTTAACTACTGAAGATTATGAAATGCTTGTTATAGCTGAATTTTAA
- a CDS encoding nitroreductase family protein has protein sequence MNRRSIRKFKDDEVDDDLINKIVEAGIWAPSAGDLQAWEVIIVKNKETKVNLCICGYLRDFIAEAPVILVICAHTQKSGAIYGERGRELYCIQDATCAAQNMLLKIHELGLGACWIGSFEEESVLEKLEIPDGVIPIAMIPMGYPDEKPAPPPRREIEECIHYEKY, from the coding sequence ATGAATAGGCGTAGTATAAGAAAATTTAAAGACGATGAAGTAGATGATGATTTAATTAATAAAATAGTTGAAGCAGGTATTTGGGCTCCTTCTGCAGGAGATTTACAGGCCTGGGAAGTTATAATAGTAAAAAATAAGGAAACTAAGGTAAATCTTTGTATTTGTGGTTATTTAAGAGATTTTATTGCTGAAGCACCAGTTATATTAGTAATATGTGCCCATACACAAAAATCAGGAGCAATCTACGGAGAAAGAGGAAGAGAACTCTACTGCATACAGGATGCTACGTGTGCTGCTCAAAATATGCTTCTTAAAATCCATGAACTGGGTTTAGGCGCCTGCTGGATTGGATCATTTGAAGAAGAATCTGTTTTAGAAAAATTGGAAATTCCAGATGGGGTTATACCTATCGCAATGATACCTATGGGTTATCCTGATGAAAAACCTGCTCCACCGCCAAGAAGGGAAATTGAAGAATGTATTCATTATGAAAAATATTAA
- a CDS encoding DNA alkylation repair protein — protein MPVKYRKSEIIEIAQNICDQLENGNEDKFFESLETVLVQKIPFGTLYPLAEVIGKRGLEKPELYFNILDKFFKKELDYGYKKGIINTSRMKMSEEEVQKSRVYGWRAGIVGTAFNEMSHKYYKEVVKRTRKYIIESAHWSSSDTFADKTFNKMFEERFEWILNILKCWAVDENKWLRNTAAFAIHAPTEKNILADDEFKKALEVLVLVIHDHDLNVKKKVAWTLKVTSKYRMEETFEFMKKWAKSDDKNAKWIIKKGMINLDLKKQDEILKLMDTSY, from the coding sequence ATGCCAGTAAAATATAGGAAATCGGAAATAATAGAAATAGCTCAAAATATTTGTGATCAGCTTGAAAATGGGAATGAAGACAAATTTTTTGAGAGTTTAGAGACAGTTTTAGTTCAAAAAATACCATTTGGCACATTATATCCTCTTGCAGAAGTAATAGGTAAAAGAGGTTTAGAAAAACCAGAATTATATTTCAATATTTTAGACAAATTTTTCAAAAAAGAATTGGATTATGGCTACAAAAAAGGAATCATTAACACATCACGCATGAAAATGAGCGAAGAAGAGGTTCAAAAGTCCCGTGTCTACGGTTGGAGGGCAGGGATTGTAGGAACGGCTTTTAATGAAATGAGTCACAAATATTATAAAGAAGTAGTGAAAAGAACCCGTAAATACATTATTGAAAGCGCTCACTGGTCTTCATCAGATACATTTGCTGATAAGACCTTCAATAAAATGTTTGAAGAACGTTTTGAATGGATACTGAACATTTTAAAATGTTGGGCTGTAGATGAAAATAAATGGCTTAGAAATACTGCCGCTTTTGCTATTCATGCTCCTACAGAGAAAAATATCTTAGCTGACGATGAATTTAAAAAAGCTTTAGAAGTTCTTGTTCTTGTAATACATGATCATGACTTAAACGTTAAAAAGAAGGTGGCATGGACTTTAAAAGTTACAAGTAAATATAGGATGGAAGAGACATTTGAATTTATGAAAAAATGGGCAAAATCTGATGATAAAAACGCTAAATGGATAATTAAAAAGGGAATGATAAATTTAGATCTAAAAAAACAGGATGAAATATTAAAATTGATGGATACGTCCTATTAA
- a CDS encoding MBL fold metallo-hydrolase, which yields MPKEIKTITLKIFGGLASVNCYLIKTNDGFILIDTGDSGKRHELEKEINNAGCEPGNLNLIVITHGDSDHTGNAAYLREKFDTKIAMHQGDSGMVQKGDMLWNRNGNLLSKMISPFMGLGKSNRFTPDFYVEEGYDLSEYGLNAKIIHIPGHSLGSIGVLTKGGNLFCGDLFTNTKKPAINSIMDDKVAAEASIEKLKDLNVDIVHPGHGKSFRMEFVILVR from the coding sequence ATGCCAAAAGAGATAAAAACCATCACTTTGAAAATTTTTGGCGGTTTGGCAAGTGTTAATTGCTATCTTATAAAAACAAATGATGGATTTATTCTTATAGACACAGGAGATTCTGGCAAACGCCATGAACTTGAAAAAGAGATTAATAATGCTGGTTGTGAACCTGGAAATCTAAATCTAATCGTGATAACTCATGGAGATTCAGATCACACTGGTAATGCAGCTTATCTTCGTGAAAAGTTCGATACAAAAATAGCCATGCATCAAGGAGATTCTGGAATGGTACAAAAGGGTGACATGCTCTGGAATAGGAATGGAAACCTTCTTTCTAAGATGATAAGTCCGTTCATGGGATTAGGTAAATCTAATAGATTCACACCTGATTTTTATGTGGAAGAAGGCTATGATCTATCTGAGTATGGATTAAATGCTAAAATTATTCATATCCCTGGCCATTCTTTAGGATCTATTGGAGTACTAACAAAGGGCGGAAATCTGTTTTGTGGAGACCTGTTTACCAACACCAAAAAACCGGCCATTAATTCGATTATGGACGATAAAGTGGCAGCAGAGGCAAGTATTGAAAAATTGAAAGATTTAAATGTTGATATAGTTCATCCAGGTCATGGTAAATCTTTTCGAATGGAGTTCGTCATCTTGGTTAGATAA
- a CDS encoding alpha/beta hydrolase produces MDLYIKETGQENNETIIFLHGGGISGWMWDKQIEAFSDYHCIVPDLPEHGKSVGVKPFTMGCAADIIIDIIKNKAHNGKAHLVGISLGGQIIVQILSKAPEIVDHALISGTLVHTIPHTETFLKLLNYLIKAYEPVKDTNFFIKANMRTYNMPKSLFSEFKESTRLIKPDSLNRILKENMLFKMPNGLEKANAPVLVMAGEKDYKIIKESARDLLNILPNSRGAMALKVGHMWNIENPELFNNVLRAWITGEKIPDGVEPISF; encoded by the coding sequence ATGGATTTATATATCAAAGAAACTGGCCAGGAGAACAATGAAACCATAATCTTCCTCCATGGAGGGGGAATATCTGGCTGGATGTGGGATAAACAAATAGAAGCATTCAGTGATTATCACTGCATCGTTCCAGACCTTCCAGAACATGGGAAAAGCGTTGGAGTTAAACCTTTCACTATGGGATGCGCTGCAGATATTATAATTGATATTATCAAAAATAAAGCCCATAATGGAAAAGCTCATCTTGTGGGAATATCTCTCGGTGGCCAAATCATTGTCCAAATTTTAAGCAAGGCCCCTGAAATTGTAGATCATGCATTAATAAGTGGAACGCTTGTCCACACTATTCCACACACTGAAACATTCCTAAAACTACTAAATTACTTGATTAAAGCATATGAACCAGTTAAAGACACTAATTTTTTCATAAAAGCCAATATGCGAACTTATAATATGCCGAAAAGTCTTTTCAGTGAATTTAAAGAATCAACACGCCTTATAAAACCTGATTCATTAAATAGAATTCTTAAAGAAAATATGCTTTTTAAAATGCCTAATGGTCTTGAAAAAGCTAATGCGCCGGTTCTTGTGATGGCTGGTGAAAAAGATTATAAAATAATAAAAGAATCGGCAAGAGACCTTCTTAATATTCTTCCCAATTCCAGAGGAGCCATGGCTTTAAAAGTAGGGCATATGTGGAATATAGAAAATCCAGAGCTTTTTAACAATGTTTTAAGGGCATGGATTACTGGTGAAAAGATTCCAGACGGTGTTGAACCAATTAGCTTTTAG
- a CDS encoding class I SAM-dependent methyltransferase, which produces MDKNEDVKMTSSPDKEVKLSYFDLQGYWGFTKHMGGLNATNKLLKMCYVTKDRYVLVVGCGAGITPIYIAKEYGCKVVGVDISQKMIEWSKKRVKRENLESNVDFKVADAQKLPFNDETFDAVICESVNAFIEDKSGVMNEYYRVTKPGGYIGFNECTWIKTPPPKDLVHYLNRTMSGANFLTPSGWIELFKNVGLGQITPKTCEITAFGQWRDEMNQLGSKDINDFMKSWSKFFDLLIKNREFRSYTKEIWPSMSVVRNLFNYLGYGLYVGQKVDK; this is translated from the coding sequence ATGGATAAAAATGAGGATGTAAAAATGACATCATCTCCAGATAAAGAAGTTAAACTTTCTTATTTTGATTTACAGGGATACTGGGGATTTACAAAACACATGGGCGGATTAAACGCGACAAATAAGCTATTAAAGATGTGTTATGTAACTAAAGATAGATATGTGCTTGTTGTTGGATGCGGGGCAGGAATAACTCCCATTTATATAGCAAAAGAATATGGTTGCAAAGTTGTTGGTGTAGATATATCCCAAAAAATGATTGAATGGTCCAAAAAAAGAGTAAAAAGAGAGAATTTAGAATCAAATGTTGACTTTAAAGTTGCTGATGCTCAAAAACTCCCCTTTAATGATGAAACATTCGATGCTGTTATTTGCGAATCAGTAAATGCATTTATAGAAGATAAATCAGGAGTAATGAATGAATATTATCGTGTTACAAAACCTGGAGGATATATTGGCTTTAATGAATGTACATGGATAAAAACACCCCCTCCAAAAGATTTAGTTCATTATTTAAATCGTACTATGTCCGGCGCTAATTTTTTAACTCCATCAGGTTGGATTGAACTATTTAAAAACGTAGGTTTAGGGCAAATAACTCCTAAAACATGTGAAATAACTGCTTTCGGTCAATGGCGAGATGAAATGAATCAGTTAGGTTCTAAAGATATTAATGACTTTATGAAGTCATGGAGTAAATTCTTCGATCTTTTAATAAAAAACAGAGAGTTTAGGAGCTATACTAAAGAAATATGGCCTTCAATGTCAGTTGTAAGGAATTTATTCAATTATTTAGGATATGGACTGTATGTAGGACAAAAAGTAGATAAATAA